One Microcaecilia unicolor chromosome 4, aMicUni1.1, whole genome shotgun sequence genomic region harbors:
- the CTTN gene encoding src substrate cortactin, protein MWKATAGHSFSISTDDGNDDWETDPDFVNDVSEKEQRWGAKTVEGSGHQEHINIHRLRENVSQEHQNLKEKELETGPKASHGYGGKFGIQQDRMDKSAVGHEYQSKLSKHCSQVDSTKGFGGKFGVQLDRVDQSAVGFEYQGKTEKHASQKDYTTGFGGKYGVQADRVDKSAMGFDYQGKTEKHESQRDYSTGFGGKYGVQADRVDKSAMGFDYQGKTEKHESQRDYSKGFGGKYGVDKENVDRSAVGFEYQGKTEKHESQKDYVKGFGGKFGVQTDRQDKCALGWDHQEKVELHESQKDYSKGFGGKYGVQKDRMDKAAASFEEVEKPSPTYQKTKPVEVESNKTSSIRANFENLAKEKELEDRKKAEAERAQRMAKEKQEQEEARRKLEEQAKARKQVPPASPTPQPFKVESPASPLYSDVSEYEVELNPQSSKAPKEPEAKHIYAEEEPDYQEAESLQKASHETAEEGHYSKEENTYAEYESDLGITAIALYDYQAAGDDEISFDPDDIITNIEMIDDGWWRGVCNNRYGLFPANYVELRP, encoded by the exons ATGTGGAAAGCTACTGCGGGTCATTCCTTTTCCATCTCCACAGATGATGGCAATGACGATTGGGAGACAGACCCTGATTTTGTG AATGATGTGAGTGAAAAAGAACAACGATGGGGAGCAAAAACTGTGGAAGGATCTGGCCATCAAGAACACATCAA CATTCACAGGCTAAGAGAGAATGTTTCTCAGGAACATCAGAACTTGAAGGAAAAGGAGCTGGAAACGGGCCCCAAAGCTTCCCACGGTTATGGCGGGAAGTTTGGCATCCAACAAGATCGCATGGATAAA TCTGCTGTTGGCCACGAGTATCAGTCCAAACTTTCCAAACACTGTTCTCAAGTGGATTCCACCAAGGGTTTTGGCGGCAAGTTTGGTGTTCAGCTGGACCGAGTAGACCAG TCTGCTGtgggctttgaatatcagggcaaGACTGAGAAGCACGCATCCCAAAAAG ATTACACAACTGGTTTTGGTGGTAAATACGGAGTGCAGGCTGACCGTGTGGACAAGAGTGCCATGGGCTTCGATTACCAGGGCAAAACCGAGAAGCATGAATCACAGAGAG ACTATTCAACTGGGTTTGGCGGTAAATACGGGGTACAGGCTGACCGTGTGGACAAGAGTGCCATGGGCTTTGATTACCAGGGCAAAACCGAGAAGCATGAATCACAAAGAG ATTATTCCAAAGGCTTTGGTGGTAAATATGGTGTGGACAAGGAAAATGTGGACCGAAGCGCCGTTGGCTTTGAATACCAaggcaaaacagaaaaacacGAGTCTCAAAAAG ACTATGTGAAAGGGTTTGGAGGAAAGTTTGGtgtacagacagacagacaggacaagtgtGCTCTTGGCTGGGATCATCAGGAGAAAGTAGAGCTACATGAGTCCCAAAAAG ATTACTCCAAGGGATTTGGTGGAAAGTATGGTGTTCAAAAAGACAGAATGGACAAA GCTGCCGCATCTTTTGAAGAGGTGGAGAAGCCAAGCCCGACGTATCAGAAGACAAAGCCTGTAGAAGTTG AAAGTAATAAAACGAGCAGTATCCGTGCTAACTTTGAAAACCTTGCGAAGGAGAAGGAGCTGGAGGACCGGAAGAAGGCCGAagctgagagagctcagagaATGGCAAAGGAGAAACAGGAACAGGAGGAGGCTAGGAGAAAGCTAGAA GAGCAAGCCAAAGCCAGAAAGCAAGTCCCCCCTGCCTCTCCCACCCCTCAGCCTTTTAAAGTGGAGAGTCCTGCCAGCCCATTGTATTCG GATGTGTCTGAATATGAAGTAGAACTGAACCCCCAGAGTTCCAAAGCACCTAAGGAACCAGAAGCTAAACACATTTATGCAGAAGAAGAGCCAGACTACCAGGAGGCAGAAAGTCTACAAAAAGCATCTCATGAGACTGCAGAAGAAGGACATTATTCAAAAG AAGAGAACACGTATGCCGAGTATGAAAGTGACCTTGGGATTACAGCAATAGCACTTTATGACTATCAAGCAG CTGGTGATGATGAGATCTCCTTTGATCCTGATGACATCATCACTAATATTGAAATGATTGATGATGGCTGGTGGCGAGGAGTCTGCAATAATCGATATGGTCTCTTTCCAGCCAATTACGTGGAGCTGCGACCATAA